A genomic region of Drosophila kikkawai strain 14028-0561.14 chromosome X, DkikHiC1v2, whole genome shotgun sequence contains the following coding sequences:
- the Nt5b gene encoding cytosolic purine 5'-nucleotidase isoform X4: MSDSAPNTPGPCSASTLPKKYYRHAAHRVFVNRSLHLENIKYYGFDMDYTLAEYKSPQYEQLGFNLVKERLVQMGYPKEILQFEYDPTFPVRGLWFDTLYGNLLKVDAYGNILVCVHGFEFIKHHQVYELYPNKFLKLDESRVYVLNTLFNLPETYLLACLTDFFTNSSEFVRVERGIKAGDFLFTYKSIFQDVRRAVDWVHSDGDLKRRTTQNMAHYVKKDERLPTVLSRIRESGAKLFMLTNSDYTYTNEIMTYLFDFPHGATPEEPHRDWKSYFDVIVVDARKPLFFDEGTVLRQVDTKTGGLKIGTHIGPLQPGQVYSGGSCELFTKFINAKGKDVLYVGDHIFGDILKSKKIRGWRTFLIVPELVRELHVWTDECQLFAELQNLDIKLGDLYRDLDSSAKVKPDISQLRTCIRDVTHKMDMSYGMMGSLFRSGSRQTFFSSQVVRYADVYAATLLNLIYYPFSYMFRAPAMLLPHESTVAHDQAHQPPPALAPAPAPVTGSSSVAASPDEPARSVAGTEQVKESKDAKDLHRASSIVHTRPSTPTVVTHTHDEDYSEEEETPSGAESSTEQPLRDASED, translated from the exons ATGAGTGATTCTGCACCCAACACCCCAGGGCCCTGCTCAGCATCGACCCTGCCCAAAAAGTATTACCGCCATGCGGCCCACAG aGTGTTTGTAAACAGATCCCTGCATTTGGAAAACATCAAGTACTATGGCTTTGACATGGACTATACCTTGGCAG AATACAAATCCCCACAGTATGAACAACTTGGCTTTAATCTCGTCAAAGAGCGTCTGGTCCAAATGGGCTATCCTAAGGAGATCCTACAGTTCGAGTATGATCCCACGTTCCCCGTCCGTGGCCTCTGGTTCGACACGCTCTACGGCAATCTGCTTAAAGTCGATGCATACGGCAATATTCTGGTCTGTGTGCATGGCTTTGAGTTTATCAAGCA TCACCAGGTGTACGAGCTGTATCCCAACAAGTTCTTGAAGCTGGACGAGTCGCGCGTGTATGTCCTAAATACGCTCTTCAATCTGCCGGAAACCTATCTCCTGGCCTGTCTCACCGACTTTTTCACCAACAGCAGCGAGTTTGTTCG CGTTGAGCGCGGCATCAAAGCTGGCGATTTCCTTTTCACGTACAAGTCGATTTTCCAGGACGTGCGTCGTGCCGTCGACTGGGTGCATTCCGATGGCGACCTCAAGCGTCGCACCACGCAG AACATGGCTCACTATGTGAAGAAGGACGAACGTCTACCCACAGTCTTGTCCCGCATCCGGGAGTCGGGTGCCAAGCTATTCATGCTGACTAACAGCGATTATACGTACACCAATGAGATCATGACCTACCTGTTTGACTTCCCGCACGGCGCCACGCCCGAGGAACCGCATCGCGACTGGAAGAGCTACTTCGATGTGATTGTGGTGGATGCCCGAAAGCCGCTGTTCTTCGACGAGGGTACCGTTTTGCGGCAGGTGGACACAAAGACGGGCGGGCTGAAGATCGGCACTCACATTGGTCCGCTGCAGCCGGGACAGGTGTATTCGGGCGGCTCCTGTGAGCTCTTCACCAAGTTCATCAATGCCAAGGGCAAGGATGTGCTATACGTGGGCGATCACATTTTTGGGGATATCCTCAAGTCGAAGAAGATCCGGGGCTGGCGCACATTCCTCATAGTACCCGAGCTGGTGCGGGAGCTGCATGTGTGGACGGATGAGTGCCAGCTGTTTGCGGAGCTGCAGAACCTGGACATCAAACTGGGCGATCTGTATCGGGATCTCGACTCGAGTGCCAAGGTCAAACCAGATATATCGCAGCTGCGCACCTGCATTCGGGATGTGACACACAAAATGGACATGTCCTACGGCATGATGGGCTCACTCTTCCGCTCCGGCTCGCGCCAGACCTTCTTCTCCAGCCAGGTGGTACGATATGCCGACGTCTACGCGGCCACTCTGCTCAATCTCATCTACTACCCCTTCTCGTACATGTTCCGAGCACCGGCCATGCTCCTGCCCCACGAGTCGACCGTGGCCCATGATCAGGCCCACCAGCCGCCCCCAGCTTTGGCTCCCGCTCCTGCTCCAGTTACTGGTTCCTCCTCGGTGGCAGCATCACCCGATGAGCCAGCGCGCTCGGTAGCCGGTACAGAGCAAGTGAAAGAGTCCAAGGATGCCAAGGATCTGCATCGTGCG AGCTCCATTGTACACACTCGACCCTCCACGCCCACTGTGGTCACTCACACCCATGACGAGGACTactccgaggaggaggagacgcCCAGCGGTGCCGAGTCCTCCACTGAGCAGCCGCTGCGCGATGCTTCCGAGGACTAG
- the Nt5b gene encoding cytosolic purine 5'-nucleotidase isoform X1: MLEMRNLSRLTNTLQYRQLTSRIQTAGTVRYPTNTAPPAAHLRQLSRSQDCISFGTRIRPIHIRGPSNCQRNCSYASLGKMQDTPSQDARSPDLLKSFERDYCDLPPYQCDMSDSAPNTPGPCSASTLPKKYYRHAAHRVFVNRSLHLENIKYYGFDMDYTLAEYKSPQYEQLGFNLVKERLVQMGYPKEILQFEYDPTFPVRGLWFDTLYGNLLKVDAYGNILVCVHGFEFIKHHQVYELYPNKFLKLDESRVYVLNTLFNLPETYLLACLTDFFTNSSEFVRVERGIKAGDFLFTYKSIFQDVRRAVDWVHSDGDLKRRTTQNMAHYVKKDERLPTVLSRIRESGAKLFMLTNSDYTYTNEIMTYLFDFPHGATPEEPHRDWKSYFDVIVVDARKPLFFDEGTVLRQVDTKTGGLKIGTHIGPLQPGQVYSGGSCELFTKFINAKGKDVLYVGDHIFGDILKSKKIRGWRTFLIVPELVRELHVWTDECQLFAELQNLDIKLGDLYRDLDSSAKVKPDISQLRTCIRDVTHKMDMSYGMMGSLFRSGSRQTFFSSQVVRYADVYAATLLNLIYYPFSYMFRAPAMLLPHESTVAHDQAHQPPPALAPAPAPVTGSSSVAASPDEPARSVAGTEQVKESKDAKDLHRASSIVHTRPSTPTVVTHTHDEDYSEEEETPSGAESSTEQPLRDASED; encoded by the exons ATGTTGGAAATGAGAAACTTATCTCGTTTAACAAACACTTTGCAGTACCGCCAATTAACAAGCAGAATCCAAACAGCAGGCACCGTAAGATATCCAACTAACACTGCTCCACCAGCTGCTCACTTGCGACAATTGTCAAGGAGCCAGGATTGTATCTCCTTCGGGACCCGGATCCGCCCCATTCACATTCGAGGTCCGTCAAATTGCCAGCGGAACTGCTCCTATGCCAGTTTAGGCAAAATGCAGGACACGCCCAGCCAAGATGCACGGTCCCCGGATCTGCTCAAGTCCTTTGAGAGGGACTATTGCGACCTGCCGCCCTACCAA TGCGACATGAGTGATTCTGCACCCAACACCCCAGGGCCCTGCTCAGCATCGACCCTGCCCAAAAAGTATTACCGCCATGCGGCCCACAG aGTGTTTGTAAACAGATCCCTGCATTTGGAAAACATCAAGTACTATGGCTTTGACATGGACTATACCTTGGCAG AATACAAATCCCCACAGTATGAACAACTTGGCTTTAATCTCGTCAAAGAGCGTCTGGTCCAAATGGGCTATCCTAAGGAGATCCTACAGTTCGAGTATGATCCCACGTTCCCCGTCCGTGGCCTCTGGTTCGACACGCTCTACGGCAATCTGCTTAAAGTCGATGCATACGGCAATATTCTGGTCTGTGTGCATGGCTTTGAGTTTATCAAGCA TCACCAGGTGTACGAGCTGTATCCCAACAAGTTCTTGAAGCTGGACGAGTCGCGCGTGTATGTCCTAAATACGCTCTTCAATCTGCCGGAAACCTATCTCCTGGCCTGTCTCACCGACTTTTTCACCAACAGCAGCGAGTTTGTTCG CGTTGAGCGCGGCATCAAAGCTGGCGATTTCCTTTTCACGTACAAGTCGATTTTCCAGGACGTGCGTCGTGCCGTCGACTGGGTGCATTCCGATGGCGACCTCAAGCGTCGCACCACGCAG AACATGGCTCACTATGTGAAGAAGGACGAACGTCTACCCACAGTCTTGTCCCGCATCCGGGAGTCGGGTGCCAAGCTATTCATGCTGACTAACAGCGATTATACGTACACCAATGAGATCATGACCTACCTGTTTGACTTCCCGCACGGCGCCACGCCCGAGGAACCGCATCGCGACTGGAAGAGCTACTTCGATGTGATTGTGGTGGATGCCCGAAAGCCGCTGTTCTTCGACGAGGGTACCGTTTTGCGGCAGGTGGACACAAAGACGGGCGGGCTGAAGATCGGCACTCACATTGGTCCGCTGCAGCCGGGACAGGTGTATTCGGGCGGCTCCTGTGAGCTCTTCACCAAGTTCATCAATGCCAAGGGCAAGGATGTGCTATACGTGGGCGATCACATTTTTGGGGATATCCTCAAGTCGAAGAAGATCCGGGGCTGGCGCACATTCCTCATAGTACCCGAGCTGGTGCGGGAGCTGCATGTGTGGACGGATGAGTGCCAGCTGTTTGCGGAGCTGCAGAACCTGGACATCAAACTGGGCGATCTGTATCGGGATCTCGACTCGAGTGCCAAGGTCAAACCAGATATATCGCAGCTGCGCACCTGCATTCGGGATGTGACACACAAAATGGACATGTCCTACGGCATGATGGGCTCACTCTTCCGCTCCGGCTCGCGCCAGACCTTCTTCTCCAGCCAGGTGGTACGATATGCCGACGTCTACGCGGCCACTCTGCTCAATCTCATCTACTACCCCTTCTCGTACATGTTCCGAGCACCGGCCATGCTCCTGCCCCACGAGTCGACCGTGGCCCATGATCAGGCCCACCAGCCGCCCCCAGCTTTGGCTCCCGCTCCTGCTCCAGTTACTGGTTCCTCCTCGGTGGCAGCATCACCCGATGAGCCAGCGCGCTCGGTAGCCGGTACAGAGCAAGTGAAAGAGTCCAAGGATGCCAAGGATCTGCATCGTGCG AGCTCCATTGTACACACTCGACCCTCCACGCCCACTGTGGTCACTCACACCCATGACGAGGACTactccgaggaggaggagacgcCCAGCGGTGCCGAGTCCTCCACTGAGCAGCCGCTGCGCGATGCTTCCGAGGACTAG
- the Nt5b gene encoding cytosolic purine 5'-nucleotidase isoform X3, with translation MQDTPSQDARSPDLLKSFERDYCDLPPYQCDMSDSAPNTPGPCSASTLPKKYYRHAAHRVFVNRSLHLENIKYYGFDMDYTLAEYKSPQYEQLGFNLVKERLVQMGYPKEILQFEYDPTFPVRGLWFDTLYGNLLKVDAYGNILVCVHGFEFIKHHQVYELYPNKFLKLDESRVYVLNTLFNLPETYLLACLTDFFTNSSEFVRVERGIKAGDFLFTYKSIFQDVRRAVDWVHSDGDLKRRTTQNMAHYVKKDERLPTVLSRIRESGAKLFMLTNSDYTYTNEIMTYLFDFPHGATPEEPHRDWKSYFDVIVVDARKPLFFDEGTVLRQVDTKTGGLKIGTHIGPLQPGQVYSGGSCELFTKFINAKGKDVLYVGDHIFGDILKSKKIRGWRTFLIVPELVRELHVWTDECQLFAELQNLDIKLGDLYRDLDSSAKVKPDISQLRTCIRDVTHKMDMSYGMMGSLFRSGSRQTFFSSQVVRYADVYAATLLNLIYYPFSYMFRAPAMLLPHESTVAHDQAHQPPPALAPAPAPVTGSSSVAASPDEPARSVAGTEQVKESKDAKDLHRASSIVHTRPSTPTVVTHTHDEDYSEEEETPSGAESSTEQPLRDASED, from the exons ATGCAGGACACGCCCAGCCAAGATGCACGGTCCCCGGATCTGCTCAAGTCCTTTGAGAGGGACTATTGCGACCTGCCGCCCTACCAA TGCGACATGAGTGATTCTGCACCCAACACCCCAGGGCCCTGCTCAGCATCGACCCTGCCCAAAAAGTATTACCGCCATGCGGCCCACAG aGTGTTTGTAAACAGATCCCTGCATTTGGAAAACATCAAGTACTATGGCTTTGACATGGACTATACCTTGGCAG AATACAAATCCCCACAGTATGAACAACTTGGCTTTAATCTCGTCAAAGAGCGTCTGGTCCAAATGGGCTATCCTAAGGAGATCCTACAGTTCGAGTATGATCCCACGTTCCCCGTCCGTGGCCTCTGGTTCGACACGCTCTACGGCAATCTGCTTAAAGTCGATGCATACGGCAATATTCTGGTCTGTGTGCATGGCTTTGAGTTTATCAAGCA TCACCAGGTGTACGAGCTGTATCCCAACAAGTTCTTGAAGCTGGACGAGTCGCGCGTGTATGTCCTAAATACGCTCTTCAATCTGCCGGAAACCTATCTCCTGGCCTGTCTCACCGACTTTTTCACCAACAGCAGCGAGTTTGTTCG CGTTGAGCGCGGCATCAAAGCTGGCGATTTCCTTTTCACGTACAAGTCGATTTTCCAGGACGTGCGTCGTGCCGTCGACTGGGTGCATTCCGATGGCGACCTCAAGCGTCGCACCACGCAG AACATGGCTCACTATGTGAAGAAGGACGAACGTCTACCCACAGTCTTGTCCCGCATCCGGGAGTCGGGTGCCAAGCTATTCATGCTGACTAACAGCGATTATACGTACACCAATGAGATCATGACCTACCTGTTTGACTTCCCGCACGGCGCCACGCCCGAGGAACCGCATCGCGACTGGAAGAGCTACTTCGATGTGATTGTGGTGGATGCCCGAAAGCCGCTGTTCTTCGACGAGGGTACCGTTTTGCGGCAGGTGGACACAAAGACGGGCGGGCTGAAGATCGGCACTCACATTGGTCCGCTGCAGCCGGGACAGGTGTATTCGGGCGGCTCCTGTGAGCTCTTCACCAAGTTCATCAATGCCAAGGGCAAGGATGTGCTATACGTGGGCGATCACATTTTTGGGGATATCCTCAAGTCGAAGAAGATCCGGGGCTGGCGCACATTCCTCATAGTACCCGAGCTGGTGCGGGAGCTGCATGTGTGGACGGATGAGTGCCAGCTGTTTGCGGAGCTGCAGAACCTGGACATCAAACTGGGCGATCTGTATCGGGATCTCGACTCGAGTGCCAAGGTCAAACCAGATATATCGCAGCTGCGCACCTGCATTCGGGATGTGACACACAAAATGGACATGTCCTACGGCATGATGGGCTCACTCTTCCGCTCCGGCTCGCGCCAGACCTTCTTCTCCAGCCAGGTGGTACGATATGCCGACGTCTACGCGGCCACTCTGCTCAATCTCATCTACTACCCCTTCTCGTACATGTTCCGAGCACCGGCCATGCTCCTGCCCCACGAGTCGACCGTGGCCCATGATCAGGCCCACCAGCCGCCCCCAGCTTTGGCTCCCGCTCCTGCTCCAGTTACTGGTTCCTCCTCGGTGGCAGCATCACCCGATGAGCCAGCGCGCTCGGTAGCCGGTACAGAGCAAGTGAAAGAGTCCAAGGATGCCAAGGATCTGCATCGTGCG AGCTCCATTGTACACACTCGACCCTCCACGCCCACTGTGGTCACTCACACCCATGACGAGGACTactccgaggaggaggagacgcCCAGCGGTGCCGAGTCCTCCACTGAGCAGCCGCTGCGCGATGCTTCCGAGGACTAG
- the Nt5b gene encoding cytosolic purine 5'-nucleotidase isoform X2: MPQQKQPLQKHSDSNSISNMTSTSRSTSKSSPSPPNSILNSKRERERTQTIGETDMDQSVLNGLAASIDGSAGYHGHKRELGHRVFVNRSLHLENIKYYGFDMDYTLAEYKSPQYEQLGFNLVKERLVQMGYPKEILQFEYDPTFPVRGLWFDTLYGNLLKVDAYGNILVCVHGFEFIKHHQVYELYPNKFLKLDESRVYVLNTLFNLPETYLLACLTDFFTNSSEFVRVERGIKAGDFLFTYKSIFQDVRRAVDWVHSDGDLKRRTTQNMAHYVKKDERLPTVLSRIRESGAKLFMLTNSDYTYTNEIMTYLFDFPHGATPEEPHRDWKSYFDVIVVDARKPLFFDEGTVLRQVDTKTGGLKIGTHIGPLQPGQVYSGGSCELFTKFINAKGKDVLYVGDHIFGDILKSKKIRGWRTFLIVPELVRELHVWTDECQLFAELQNLDIKLGDLYRDLDSSAKVKPDISQLRTCIRDVTHKMDMSYGMMGSLFRSGSRQTFFSSQVVRYADVYAATLLNLIYYPFSYMFRAPAMLLPHESTVAHDQAHQPPPALAPAPAPVTGSSSVAASPDEPARSVAGTEQVKESKDAKDLHRASSIVHTRPSTPTVVTHTHDEDYSEEEETPSGAESSTEQPLRDASED; the protein is encoded by the exons ATGCCCCAGCAGAAGCAACCGCTGCAGAAACATTCCGATTCCAATTCCATTTCCAATATGACATCCACTTCGAGGTCCACTTCCAAGTCCAGCCCAAGTCCCCCCAATTCCATTTTGAATTCCAAGCGGGAACGGGAGCGCACACAGACCATCGGCGAAACGGACATGGATCAGTCGGTGCTCAATGGACTGGCGGCGAGCATCGATGGCTCTGCCGGCTACCACGGGCACAAACGTGAGCTGGGTCACAG aGTGTTTGTAAACAGATCCCTGCATTTGGAAAACATCAAGTACTATGGCTTTGACATGGACTATACCTTGGCAG AATACAAATCCCCACAGTATGAACAACTTGGCTTTAATCTCGTCAAAGAGCGTCTGGTCCAAATGGGCTATCCTAAGGAGATCCTACAGTTCGAGTATGATCCCACGTTCCCCGTCCGTGGCCTCTGGTTCGACACGCTCTACGGCAATCTGCTTAAAGTCGATGCATACGGCAATATTCTGGTCTGTGTGCATGGCTTTGAGTTTATCAAGCA TCACCAGGTGTACGAGCTGTATCCCAACAAGTTCTTGAAGCTGGACGAGTCGCGCGTGTATGTCCTAAATACGCTCTTCAATCTGCCGGAAACCTATCTCCTGGCCTGTCTCACCGACTTTTTCACCAACAGCAGCGAGTTTGTTCG CGTTGAGCGCGGCATCAAAGCTGGCGATTTCCTTTTCACGTACAAGTCGATTTTCCAGGACGTGCGTCGTGCCGTCGACTGGGTGCATTCCGATGGCGACCTCAAGCGTCGCACCACGCAG AACATGGCTCACTATGTGAAGAAGGACGAACGTCTACCCACAGTCTTGTCCCGCATCCGGGAGTCGGGTGCCAAGCTATTCATGCTGACTAACAGCGATTATACGTACACCAATGAGATCATGACCTACCTGTTTGACTTCCCGCACGGCGCCACGCCCGAGGAACCGCATCGCGACTGGAAGAGCTACTTCGATGTGATTGTGGTGGATGCCCGAAAGCCGCTGTTCTTCGACGAGGGTACCGTTTTGCGGCAGGTGGACACAAAGACGGGCGGGCTGAAGATCGGCACTCACATTGGTCCGCTGCAGCCGGGACAGGTGTATTCGGGCGGCTCCTGTGAGCTCTTCACCAAGTTCATCAATGCCAAGGGCAAGGATGTGCTATACGTGGGCGATCACATTTTTGGGGATATCCTCAAGTCGAAGAAGATCCGGGGCTGGCGCACATTCCTCATAGTACCCGAGCTGGTGCGGGAGCTGCATGTGTGGACGGATGAGTGCCAGCTGTTTGCGGAGCTGCAGAACCTGGACATCAAACTGGGCGATCTGTATCGGGATCTCGACTCGAGTGCCAAGGTCAAACCAGATATATCGCAGCTGCGCACCTGCATTCGGGATGTGACACACAAAATGGACATGTCCTACGGCATGATGGGCTCACTCTTCCGCTCCGGCTCGCGCCAGACCTTCTTCTCCAGCCAGGTGGTACGATATGCCGACGTCTACGCGGCCACTCTGCTCAATCTCATCTACTACCCCTTCTCGTACATGTTCCGAGCACCGGCCATGCTCCTGCCCCACGAGTCGACCGTGGCCCATGATCAGGCCCACCAGCCGCCCCCAGCTTTGGCTCCCGCTCCTGCTCCAGTTACTGGTTCCTCCTCGGTGGCAGCATCACCCGATGAGCCAGCGCGCTCGGTAGCCGGTACAGAGCAAGTGAAAGAGTCCAAGGATGCCAAGGATCTGCATCGTGCG AGCTCCATTGTACACACTCGACCCTCCACGCCCACTGTGGTCACTCACACCCATGACGAGGACTactccgaggaggaggagacgcCCAGCGGTGCCGAGTCCTCCACTGAGCAGCCGCTGCGCGATGCTTCCGAGGACTAG